GATTGCGGTATTTTCTTAGACTACTGTACTGCAAGCAACATAAGCCACAATGTCGTAACAAACTGCCGATATGGAATATACCTCTTCCACTCTCATGGCAACACAGTAACGCACAACAATGTTTCGGGAAATTATGAAGATGGAATTTGGCTTTATTACTCCGGAAGCAACGTCCTCATAGAGAACAAAGCCTCAAACAATAGATACAACTTCGGCGTTTTCGGCGGGGATTTTTCAGATTTCAACAACACCATAAACACTAGCAATACTGTCGATGAGAAACCGATTCAATACTTAATGGGTGTTGAAGACTCAATTCTCGCCGGTCAAAAGAGCATTGGGACTCTCTACCTCATCAATTGCAGCAACATGACCATAAAAGACTTGAACTTGACAAGGAACGGACATGGTCTATTCTGCTGGAACCTCACAAACTCCCGAATAGAAAATGTAACGGCTTCACAAAACAACTATGGAATATACTTCCAAAGCTCTATTGAAAACACTATAAGTCACAGCTATTGCCCAAACAATTGGGTAGGAATATGCCTCCAAAACTCAGAGCACAACATTGTAGAAGACAACATTACGCCTGACAATGAAAAGGGAATCTCCCTATACGAAGCAGAAAACAACATTCTCGCTGGAAACACTATCTTTAACAACCTTTATGGAATCCGGTTCTTCGCATCGAGCTTTAATGAAGCTTATCACAATAATTTGATTGAAAACACGGAGCAGGTAAATCTAATCAATTCCTACCAGAATGTTTGGGACGATGGTCTTGAAGGAAACTTTTGGAGCGACCACAACAGTTCCGACGCTAATAAAGACGGATTGAGGGATTCCTCCTACATTATCGATACATCAAACCGCGATTACTGCCCCCTTTTAGGTAAGTATCATAACTTCAAAATCTACTTTCAATCAAGTCCTTTCAACATCACCGTCATCAGCAACTCGACGATATCAAACTTTAGTTTTGAATCAAAAAACAGTACAATTAAGTTCGTAGCAGAATGTATTGGTGGAACCCAAGGATTCTGTAGAGTCGCTGTTCCTCACGCTTTGATGAATCCTGATGAGATTTCAGTCACGATTGACAATGGACAGACAGAAATACTCCATCAAAACTATACACTCCACGATGATGATATTATTAGATGTATCTATTTTGTCTATCAATGTTCGGCACATGAGATAATCATAGCTCCTAAGTCTCAATCAGTAATTCCATTGCCGCTTGTGATAGTTGTAGCATTATTGGCGGTATTTTTGACGGTTTTGTTAACGGTCTTTTTTTGGAAAAGAAAACTGGTGGATAAAGATTTTTAGAAACTCTTGGCAGAAGTTGACAGATGGTACATTAGAAGCATTTATAGTCTATAGAAAATAGTTGGTGCTTTCAAGAAATAGAACTTTATTACAAAACTCTTAATTAGCGTAAATGTTTTAACTAGTTTAGAAAGGAGAAGAATAGAAAATGAAATGGAAGAAAACAGTTAGTGCTAGTGCTATTGTTTCATTACTAGCGTTTCTTATGCTCTTCAGTTCATTGACACCATTGACAACAAGTGTGGCTTCTAACCTGCAATCGATGTCTGCTGAAGATGGAGGAAGTCTCGCCCCGCTTTCAAACGGCGATATGACCTTCACATCTGATGACACTATTAACTTCTACAGTGCAGAGGAGATGACAGTTTCCAAAGGTAACATGATTACTATTTCGTCCGGAGTT
This is a stretch of genomic DNA from Candidatus Bathyarchaeota archaeon. It encodes these proteins:
- a CDS encoding right-handed parallel beta-helix repeat-containing protein; translated protein: MKKSFPRNRTALFLLLIILMSFALQILSFEFLDVKANPNEVVYNLNTGLNYTSIQEAIDASETLDGHTILVDPGTYYERIRVYKSLQVFGDDSASTIIDGGSVGSVVNITADNVYISRFTVRNSGSDILDCGIFLDYCTASNISHNVVTNCRYGIYLFHSHGNTVTHNNVSGNYEDGIWLYYSGSNVLIENKASNNRYNFGVFGGDFSDFNNTINTSNTVDEKPIQYLMGVEDSILAGQKSIGTLYLINCSNMTIKDLNLTRNGHGLFCWNLTNSRIENVTASQNNYGIYFQSSIENTISHSYCPNNWVGICLQNSEHNIVEDNITPDNEKGISLYEAENNILAGNTIFNNLYGIRFFASSFNEAYHNNLIENTEQVNLINSYQNVWDDGLEGNFWSDHNSSDANKDGLRDSSYIIDTSNRDYCPLLGKYHNFKIYFQSSPFNITVISNSTISNFSFESKNSTIKFVAECIGGTQGFCRVAVPHALMNPDEISVTIDNGQTEILHQNYTLHDDDIIRCIYFVYQCSAHEIIIAPKSQSVIPLPLVIVVALLAVFLTVLLTVFFWKRKLVDKDF